The following proteins are co-located in the Palaemon carinicauda isolate YSFRI2023 chromosome 30, ASM3689809v2, whole genome shotgun sequence genome:
- the LOC137623836 gene encoding uncharacterized protein has translation MEGKKLMLAVIVISYIVASDAFLLFAKLAALKGLAIGFIIGRKMGGGGGGGGIFGGRNRGQRGSRGRGSYGGRGGGGRGTGYGGGHSSGYGGGYQGGRWRRSVDEKLTDDQTFLSDDGCISKLLCHLQFTNQEELSTQELILLDYFFGHGLDDETITSYEATNAHASFKNTDDVDSVNLSSTPGLDAKHLANAVIDSPNPEMSVCDRNYSSKCALNAAQLRRLLQQAWRSGSRSNYI, from the coding sequence ATGGAAGGCAAGAAACTGATGCTAGCCGTCATAGTCATCTCTTACATAGTAGCCTCGGACGCCTTTCTGCTGTTCGCCAAATTGGCTGCTCTGAAGGGCCTAGCTATCGGCTTCATCATCGGGAGGAAGATGGGCGGTGGGGGCGGTGGGGGTGGTATATTCGGAGGTCGAAATCGAGGTCAAAGAGGAAGCAGGGGACGTGGCAGCTACGGCGGACGTGGAGGTGGTGGACGCGGCACGGGTTATGGCGGTGGACACAGCAGCGGTTACGGCGGTGGATACCAAGGCGGTCGCTGGAGACGATCAGTCGATGAAAAACTGACAGATGACCAAACCTTTCTGTCTGACGACGGTTGCATATCAAAGCTCCTTTGTCATCTGCAGTTTACCAACCAAGAGGAGCTTTCTACTCAGGAGCTCATCTTACTGGACTACTTCTTTGGCCATGGGTTAGATGACGAGACCATCACATCTTACGAGGCAACAAACGCTCATGCATCATTTAAAAACACAGATGATGTGGACAGTGTCAATTTGTCTTCTACACCAGGCCTTGACGCAAAGCACTTGGCAAATGCCGTAATCGATTCTCCCAATCCAGAAATGTCCGTTTGCGACCGGAATTACTCTTCCAAGTGTGCCTTGAATGCCGCCCAACTCAGACGTCTTCTCCAACAGGCGTGGAGGTCTGGGTCAAGGTCTAATTATATTTAG